The following proteins are co-located in the Eriocheir sinensis breed Jianghai 21 chromosome 1, ASM2467909v1, whole genome shotgun sequence genome:
- the LOC126995690 gene encoding pigment-dispersing hormone 1 peptides-like isoform X2: MVAAATVSHHQVLVLLSLISSPLRHPNTLKMRKSMFMAVLMVVAIAALFTQGTQGQELKYQERETIAELARQIYRVVKGPWAAGVVSHKRNSELINSILGLPKVMNDAGRR; encoded by the exons ATGGTGGCGGCTGCAACGGTGTCTCACCATCAGGTCCTCGTCCTTCTTAGCCTCATCAGCTCACCCCTACGACACCCCAACACACTCAA GATGCGTAAATCCATGTTCATGGCTGTCCTCATGGTGGTGGCAATCGCCGCTCTCTTCACCCAGGGCACCCAGGGGCAAGAGCTCAAGTACCAGGAACGTGAG ACAATCGCTGAACTGGCACGGCAGATCTACCGGGTGGTGAAGGGCCCGTGGGCAGCTGGGGTTGTGTCCCACAAACGGAACTCTGAGCTCATCAATTCCATTCTGGGGCTTCCCAAGGTGATGAACGACGCCGGCAGGAGATAA